In Populus trichocarpa isolate Nisqually-1 chromosome 12, P.trichocarpa_v4.1, whole genome shotgun sequence, a genomic segment contains:
- the LOC7484429 gene encoding protein MICRORCHIDIA 6 isoform X4, translating to MMVGLEKVDLKAIKLEKGYVGEGVQEENRRKAQQAEVRKSGTQSKRQESEETRNLNALSTGQSNSIVLEHGQPPVDDSGISFASTICPAPLCRQFWKAGNYDDGLNSETTLQNGKSYLHVHPMFLHSNATSHKWAFGAIAELIDNAVDECLKPRQDVHIRELVGTPVQIQNGATFVIVDKTLNPRDQSPALLIQDNGGGMDPEAIRRCMSFGFSDKKSKAAIGQYGNGFKTSTMRLGADVIVFSCHLGDRVMTQSIGLLSYTFLTQTGHDRIVVPMVDYELNTITGNMEIAHRYDKEYFMSNLSMLLQWSPYSTEAELLKQFDDIGSHGTKVIIYNLWFSDDGNVELDFDTDPEDIRIGGDVKKVQANPAWRTVNEQHIANRLHYSLRAYLSILYLKIPETFTIVLRGQFVEHRNLVLDLKFQEFIVYRPQTGGCKEAEVLTTIGFLKEAPHVTAHGFNIYHKNRLILPFWPVVSYADSRGRGVVGVLEANFVEPTHNKQDFERTSLFQKLEGRLKEMTWEYWDYHCGLIGYQVKKKLPPIEPPQDSSPDMPNSGIMKPVTLNHGMPNGGKTKPVTLNQNHHSVSVKAASAAAFFGKIPIVGTGLSSKRKEHGDLNKFERMKRQAGARADAHNLEIQSLSTANQLMDKETMNLIQENKKLHAKCLEHEKRREDLDLKVRQLRRELGDVQQEYDRLMVELTSLDTVKEEEHVRT from the exons A TGATGGTGGGCTTGGAAAAGGTTGATTTGAAAGCTATTAAGTTGGAGAAAGGGTATGTTGGGGAAGGAGTGCAAGAGGAAAACCGCCGTAAGGCCCAACAAGCAGAGGTTCGGAAGTCTGGCACTCAATCTAAAAGACAAGAATCTGAAGAAACTAGAAACTTGAATGCCTTAAGTACTGGCCAGAGTAATTCAATTGTATTGGAGCATGGGCAGCCTCCAGTGGATGACAGTGGCATTTCTTTTGCATCTACAATATGTCCAGCACCACTTTGTCGTCAATTTTGGAAAGCTGGGAATTATGATGATGGGCTCAATTCCGAGACCACACTTCAAA ATGGCAAGAGTTATCTCCATGTCCACCCCATGTTTCTTCATTCAAATGCCACTTCTCATAAGTGGGCTTTTGGTG CCATAGCAGAACTGATTGACAATGCAGTTGATGAG TGTCTGAAACCCAGACAAGATGTGCATATCAGGGAACTGGTTGGGACACCTGTCCAG ATCCAAAACGGGGCCACTTTTGTAATTGTAGATAAAACCTTAAATCCAAGAGATCAAAGTCCAGCATTGTTAATTCAAG ATAATGGTGGTGGAATGGATCCTGAAGCAATCCGGCGATGCATGAGTTTTGGATTTTCTGATAAAAAGTCCAAAGCAGCAATTGGACAAT ATGGTAATGGCTTCAAGACCAGCACCATGAGACTTGGGGCAGATGTTATTGTCTTCAGCTGCCACTTGGGTGATAG GGTAATGACACAAAGCATTGGTCTCCTCTCTTATACATTTTTGACACAAACAGGGCACGACAGAATAGTGGTGCCAATG GTGGATTATGAGCTTAACACGATTACTGGTAATATGGAAATTGCACATCGGTATGATAAAGAATACTTTATGTCTAACCTTTCCATGCTGTTGCAATGGTCTCCCTATTCAACAGAAGCTGAGCTGCTGAAACAA TTTGATGACATTGGATCGCATGGCACAAAAGTTATTATCTATAATTTGTGGTTCAGTGATGATGGGAATGTGGAGCTAGACTTTGATACAGATCCTGAG GATATTCGTATTGGTGGGGATGTAAAAAAAGTACAGGCAAATCCTGCTTGGAGGACAGTCAATGAACAACATATTGCCAATCGATTACATTATTCACTCCGT GCTTATTTGTCCATATTGTACCTGAAAATACCAGAAACTTTCACAATAGTGCTGCGGGGGCAATTTGTGGAGCATCGTAATCTAGTCCTTGATCTCAAATTTCAAGAATTCATTGTGTACAGGCCTCAAACTGGTGGATGTAAAGAG GCTGAAGTCTTAACTACAATTGGGTTTTTAAAAGAAGCTCCACATGTCACTGCCCATGGTTTCAATATCTACCACAAGAACCGTCTTATTCTG CCATTTTGGCCTGTTGTGAGCTATGCAGACAGTAGGGGAAGAGGGGTGGTTG GTGTTCTGGAAGCAAATTTTGTTGAGCCCACTCATAACAAACAAGATTTTGAGAGAACTTCCCTGTTTCAGAAGCTTGAAGGTCGATTGAAGGAGATGACATGGGAGTACTG GGATTACCACTGCGGACTGATTGGTTACCAGGTCAAGAAAAAGCTTCCACCAATAGAGCCTCCACAAGATTCATCCCCTGACATGCCAAATAGTGGTATAATGAAACCTGTCACATTGAATCATGGTATGCCAAATGGTGGCAAAACAAAACCTGTCACATTGAATCA AAATCACCATTCTGTTAGTGTGAAAGCTGCATCTGCTGCAG CTTTCTTTGGGAAAATTCCTATTGTTGGGACAGGACTATCATCAAAGAGGAAGGAGCATGGTGatttaaacaaatttgaaagaatGAAACGGCAGGCAGGGGCAAGGGCAGATGCTCACAATTTGGAAATACAG TCTTTGAGTACTGCGAATCAGTTGATGGATAAGGAGACTATGAACTTgattcaagaaaacaagaaacttCATGCAAA
- the LOC7484429 gene encoding protein MICRORCHIDIA 6 isoform X3 gives MMVGLEKVDLKAIKLEKGYVGEGVQEENRRKAQQAEVRKSGTQSKRQESEETRNLNALSTGQSNSIVLEHGQPPVDDSGISFASTICPAPLCRQFWKAGNYDDGLNSETTLQNGKSYLHVHPMFLHSNATSHKWAFGAIAELIDNAVDECLKPRQDVHIRELVGTPVQIQNGATFVIVDKTLNPRDQSPALLIQDNGGGMDPEAIRRCMSFGFSDKKSKAAIGQYGNGFKTSTMRLGADVIVFSCHLGDRVMTQSIGLLSYTFLTQTGHDRIVVPMVDYELNTITGNMEIAHRYDKEYFMSNLSMLLQWSPYSTEAELLKQFDDIGSHGTKVIIYNLWFSDDGNVELDFDTDPEDIRIGGDVKKVQANPAWRTVNEQHIANRLHYSLRAYLSILYLKIPETFTIVLRGQFVEHRNLVLDLKFQEFIVYRPQTGGCKEAEVLTTIGFLKEAPHVTAHGFNIYHKNRLILPFWPVVSYADSRGRGVVGVLEANFVEPTHNKQDFERTSLFQKLEGRLKEMTWEYWDYHCGLIGYQVKKKLPPIEPPQDSSPDMPNSGIMKPVTLNHGMPNGGKTKPVTLNHGMPNGGKTKAVTLNQNHHSVSVKAASAAGLSSKRKEHGDLNKFERMKRQAGARADAHNLEIQSLSTANQLMDKETMNLIQENKKLHAKCLEHEKRREDLDLKVRQLRRELGDVQQEYDRLMVELTSLDTVKEEEHVRT, from the exons A TGATGGTGGGCTTGGAAAAGGTTGATTTGAAAGCTATTAAGTTGGAGAAAGGGTATGTTGGGGAAGGAGTGCAAGAGGAAAACCGCCGTAAGGCCCAACAAGCAGAGGTTCGGAAGTCTGGCACTCAATCTAAAAGACAAGAATCTGAAGAAACTAGAAACTTGAATGCCTTAAGTACTGGCCAGAGTAATTCAATTGTATTGGAGCATGGGCAGCCTCCAGTGGATGACAGTGGCATTTCTTTTGCATCTACAATATGTCCAGCACCACTTTGTCGTCAATTTTGGAAAGCTGGGAATTATGATGATGGGCTCAATTCCGAGACCACACTTCAAA ATGGCAAGAGTTATCTCCATGTCCACCCCATGTTTCTTCATTCAAATGCCACTTCTCATAAGTGGGCTTTTGGTG CCATAGCAGAACTGATTGACAATGCAGTTGATGAG TGTCTGAAACCCAGACAAGATGTGCATATCAGGGAACTGGTTGGGACACCTGTCCAG ATCCAAAACGGGGCCACTTTTGTAATTGTAGATAAAACCTTAAATCCAAGAGATCAAAGTCCAGCATTGTTAATTCAAG ATAATGGTGGTGGAATGGATCCTGAAGCAATCCGGCGATGCATGAGTTTTGGATTTTCTGATAAAAAGTCCAAAGCAGCAATTGGACAAT ATGGTAATGGCTTCAAGACCAGCACCATGAGACTTGGGGCAGATGTTATTGTCTTCAGCTGCCACTTGGGTGATAG GGTAATGACACAAAGCATTGGTCTCCTCTCTTATACATTTTTGACACAAACAGGGCACGACAGAATAGTGGTGCCAATG GTGGATTATGAGCTTAACACGATTACTGGTAATATGGAAATTGCACATCGGTATGATAAAGAATACTTTATGTCTAACCTTTCCATGCTGTTGCAATGGTCTCCCTATTCAACAGAAGCTGAGCTGCTGAAACAA TTTGATGACATTGGATCGCATGGCACAAAAGTTATTATCTATAATTTGTGGTTCAGTGATGATGGGAATGTGGAGCTAGACTTTGATACAGATCCTGAG GATATTCGTATTGGTGGGGATGTAAAAAAAGTACAGGCAAATCCTGCTTGGAGGACAGTCAATGAACAACATATTGCCAATCGATTACATTATTCACTCCGT GCTTATTTGTCCATATTGTACCTGAAAATACCAGAAACTTTCACAATAGTGCTGCGGGGGCAATTTGTGGAGCATCGTAATCTAGTCCTTGATCTCAAATTTCAAGAATTCATTGTGTACAGGCCTCAAACTGGTGGATGTAAAGAG GCTGAAGTCTTAACTACAATTGGGTTTTTAAAAGAAGCTCCACATGTCACTGCCCATGGTTTCAATATCTACCACAAGAACCGTCTTATTCTG CCATTTTGGCCTGTTGTGAGCTATGCAGACAGTAGGGGAAGAGGGGTGGTTG GTGTTCTGGAAGCAAATTTTGTTGAGCCCACTCATAACAAACAAGATTTTGAGAGAACTTCCCTGTTTCAGAAGCTTGAAGGTCGATTGAAGGAGATGACATGGGAGTACTG GGATTACCACTGCGGACTGATTGGTTACCAGGTCAAGAAAAAGCTTCCACCAATAGAGCCTCCACAAGATTCATCCCCTGACATGCCAAATAGTGGTATAATGAAACCTGTCACATTGAATCATGGTATGCCAAATGGTGGCAAAACAAAACCTGTCACATTGAATCATGGTATGCCAAATGGTGGCAAAACAAAAGCTGTCACATTGAATCAAAATCACCATTCTGTTAGTGTGAAAGCTGCATCTGCTGCAG GACTATCATCAAAGAGGAAGGAGCATGGTGatttaaacaaatttgaaagaatGAAACGGCAGGCAGGGGCAAGGGCAGATGCTCACAATTTGGAAATACAG TCTTTGAGTACTGCGAATCAGTTGATGGATAAGGAGACTATGAACTTgattcaagaaaacaagaaacttCATGCAAA
- the LOC7484429 gene encoding protein MICRORCHIDIA 6 isoform X5: MMVGLEKVDLKAIKLEKGYVGEGVQEENRRKAQQAEVRKSGTQSKRQESEETRNLNALSTGQSNSIVLEHGQPPVDDSGISFASTICPAPLCRQFWKAGNYDDGLNSETTLQNGKSYLHVHPMFLHSNATSHKWAFGAIAELIDNAVDECLKPRQDVHIRELVGTPVQIQNGATFVIVDKTLNPRDQSPALLIQDNGGGMDPEAIRRCMSFGFSDKKSKAAIGQYGNGFKTSTMRLGADVIVFSCHLGDRVMTQSIGLLSYTFLTQTGHDRIVVPMVDYELNTITGNMEIAHRYDKEYFMSNLSMLLQWSPYSTEAELLKQFDDIGSHGTKVIIYNLWFSDDGNVELDFDTDPEDIRIGGDVKKVQANPAWRTVNEQHIANRLHYSLRAYLSILYLKIPETFTIVLRGQFVEHRNLVLDLKFQEFIVYRPQTGGCKEAEVLTTIGFLKEAPHVTAHGFNIYHKNRLILPFWPVVSYADSRGRGVVGVLEANFVEPTHNKQDFERTSLFQKLEGRLKEMTWEYWDYHCGLIGYQVKKKLPPIEPPQDSSPDMPNGGKTKPVTLNHGMPNGGKTKAVTLNQNHHSVSVKAASAAAFFGKIPIVGTGLSSKRKEHGDLNKFERMKRQAGARADAHNLEIQSLSTANQLMDKETMNLIQENKKLHAKCLEHEKRREDLDLKVRQLRRELGDVQQEYDRLMVELTSLDTVKEEEHVRT, translated from the exons A TGATGGTGGGCTTGGAAAAGGTTGATTTGAAAGCTATTAAGTTGGAGAAAGGGTATGTTGGGGAAGGAGTGCAAGAGGAAAACCGCCGTAAGGCCCAACAAGCAGAGGTTCGGAAGTCTGGCACTCAATCTAAAAGACAAGAATCTGAAGAAACTAGAAACTTGAATGCCTTAAGTACTGGCCAGAGTAATTCAATTGTATTGGAGCATGGGCAGCCTCCAGTGGATGACAGTGGCATTTCTTTTGCATCTACAATATGTCCAGCACCACTTTGTCGTCAATTTTGGAAAGCTGGGAATTATGATGATGGGCTCAATTCCGAGACCACACTTCAAA ATGGCAAGAGTTATCTCCATGTCCACCCCATGTTTCTTCATTCAAATGCCACTTCTCATAAGTGGGCTTTTGGTG CCATAGCAGAACTGATTGACAATGCAGTTGATGAG TGTCTGAAACCCAGACAAGATGTGCATATCAGGGAACTGGTTGGGACACCTGTCCAG ATCCAAAACGGGGCCACTTTTGTAATTGTAGATAAAACCTTAAATCCAAGAGATCAAAGTCCAGCATTGTTAATTCAAG ATAATGGTGGTGGAATGGATCCTGAAGCAATCCGGCGATGCATGAGTTTTGGATTTTCTGATAAAAAGTCCAAAGCAGCAATTGGACAAT ATGGTAATGGCTTCAAGACCAGCACCATGAGACTTGGGGCAGATGTTATTGTCTTCAGCTGCCACTTGGGTGATAG GGTAATGACACAAAGCATTGGTCTCCTCTCTTATACATTTTTGACACAAACAGGGCACGACAGAATAGTGGTGCCAATG GTGGATTATGAGCTTAACACGATTACTGGTAATATGGAAATTGCACATCGGTATGATAAAGAATACTTTATGTCTAACCTTTCCATGCTGTTGCAATGGTCTCCCTATTCAACAGAAGCTGAGCTGCTGAAACAA TTTGATGACATTGGATCGCATGGCACAAAAGTTATTATCTATAATTTGTGGTTCAGTGATGATGGGAATGTGGAGCTAGACTTTGATACAGATCCTGAG GATATTCGTATTGGTGGGGATGTAAAAAAAGTACAGGCAAATCCTGCTTGGAGGACAGTCAATGAACAACATATTGCCAATCGATTACATTATTCACTCCGT GCTTATTTGTCCATATTGTACCTGAAAATACCAGAAACTTTCACAATAGTGCTGCGGGGGCAATTTGTGGAGCATCGTAATCTAGTCCTTGATCTCAAATTTCAAGAATTCATTGTGTACAGGCCTCAAACTGGTGGATGTAAAGAG GCTGAAGTCTTAACTACAATTGGGTTTTTAAAAGAAGCTCCACATGTCACTGCCCATGGTTTCAATATCTACCACAAGAACCGTCTTATTCTG CCATTTTGGCCTGTTGTGAGCTATGCAGACAGTAGGGGAAGAGGGGTGGTTG GTGTTCTGGAAGCAAATTTTGTTGAGCCCACTCATAACAAACAAGATTTTGAGAGAACTTCCCTGTTTCAGAAGCTTGAAGGTCGATTGAAGGAGATGACATGGGAGTACTG GGATTACCACTGCGGACTGATTGGTTACCAGGTCAAGAAAAAGCTTCCACCAATAGAGCCTCCACAAGATTCATCCCCTGACATGCCAAAT GGTGGCAAAACAAAACCTGTCACATTGAATCATGGTATGCCAAATGGTGGCAAAACAAAAGCTGTCACATTGAATCAAAATCACCATTCTGTTAGTGTGAAAGCTGCATCTGCTGCAG CTTTCTTTGGGAAAATTCCTATTGTTGGGACAGGACTATCATCAAAGAGGAAGGAGCATGGTGatttaaacaaatttgaaagaatGAAACGGCAGGCAGGGGCAAGGGCAGATGCTCACAATTTGGAAATACAG TCTTTGAGTACTGCGAATCAGTTGATGGATAAGGAGACTATGAACTTgattcaagaaaacaagaaacttCATGCAAA
- the LOC7484429 gene encoding protein MICRORCHIDIA 6 isoform X9: MMVGLEKVDLKAIKLEKGYVGEGVQEENRRKAQQAEVRKSGTQSKRQESEETRNLNALSTGQSNSIVLEHGQPPVDDSGISFASTICPAPLCRQFWKAGNYDDGLNSETTLQNGKSYLHVHPMFLHSNATSHKWAFGAIAELIDNAVDEIQNGATFVIVDKTLNPRDQSPALLIQDNGGGMDPEAIRRCMSFGFSDKKSKAAIGQYGNGFKTSTMRLGADVIVFSCHLGDRVMTQSIGLLSYTFLTQTGHDRIVVPMVDYELNTITGNMEIAHRYDKEYFMSNLSMLLQWSPYSTEAELLKQFDDIGSHGTKVIIYNLWFSDDGNVELDFDTDPEDIRIGGDVKKVQANPAWRTVNEQHIANRLHYSLRAYLSILYLKIPETFTIVLRGQFVEHRNLVLDLKFQEFIVYRPQTGGCKEAEVLTTIGFLKEAPHVTAHGFNIYHKNRLILPFWPVVSYADSRGRGVVGVLEANFVEPTHNKQDFERTSLFQKLEGRLKEMTWEYWDYHCGLIGYQVKKKLPPIEPPQDSSPDMPNSGIMKPVTLNHGMPNGGKTKPVTLNHGMPNGGKTKAVTLNQNHHSVSVKAASAAGLSSKRKEHGDLNKFERMKRQAGARADAHNLEIQSLSTANQLMDKETMNLIQENKKLHAKCLEHEKRREDLDLKVRQLRRELGDVQQEYDRLMVELTSLDTVKEEEHVRT; the protein is encoded by the exons A TGATGGTGGGCTTGGAAAAGGTTGATTTGAAAGCTATTAAGTTGGAGAAAGGGTATGTTGGGGAAGGAGTGCAAGAGGAAAACCGCCGTAAGGCCCAACAAGCAGAGGTTCGGAAGTCTGGCACTCAATCTAAAAGACAAGAATCTGAAGAAACTAGAAACTTGAATGCCTTAAGTACTGGCCAGAGTAATTCAATTGTATTGGAGCATGGGCAGCCTCCAGTGGATGACAGTGGCATTTCTTTTGCATCTACAATATGTCCAGCACCACTTTGTCGTCAATTTTGGAAAGCTGGGAATTATGATGATGGGCTCAATTCCGAGACCACACTTCAAA ATGGCAAGAGTTATCTCCATGTCCACCCCATGTTTCTTCATTCAAATGCCACTTCTCATAAGTGGGCTTTTGGTG CCATAGCAGAACTGATTGACAATGCAGTTGATGAG ATCCAAAACGGGGCCACTTTTGTAATTGTAGATAAAACCTTAAATCCAAGAGATCAAAGTCCAGCATTGTTAATTCAAG ATAATGGTGGTGGAATGGATCCTGAAGCAATCCGGCGATGCATGAGTTTTGGATTTTCTGATAAAAAGTCCAAAGCAGCAATTGGACAAT ATGGTAATGGCTTCAAGACCAGCACCATGAGACTTGGGGCAGATGTTATTGTCTTCAGCTGCCACTTGGGTGATAG GGTAATGACACAAAGCATTGGTCTCCTCTCTTATACATTTTTGACACAAACAGGGCACGACAGAATAGTGGTGCCAATG GTGGATTATGAGCTTAACACGATTACTGGTAATATGGAAATTGCACATCGGTATGATAAAGAATACTTTATGTCTAACCTTTCCATGCTGTTGCAATGGTCTCCCTATTCAACAGAAGCTGAGCTGCTGAAACAA TTTGATGACATTGGATCGCATGGCACAAAAGTTATTATCTATAATTTGTGGTTCAGTGATGATGGGAATGTGGAGCTAGACTTTGATACAGATCCTGAG GATATTCGTATTGGTGGGGATGTAAAAAAAGTACAGGCAAATCCTGCTTGGAGGACAGTCAATGAACAACATATTGCCAATCGATTACATTATTCACTCCGT GCTTATTTGTCCATATTGTACCTGAAAATACCAGAAACTTTCACAATAGTGCTGCGGGGGCAATTTGTGGAGCATCGTAATCTAGTCCTTGATCTCAAATTTCAAGAATTCATTGTGTACAGGCCTCAAACTGGTGGATGTAAAGAG GCTGAAGTCTTAACTACAATTGGGTTTTTAAAAGAAGCTCCACATGTCACTGCCCATGGTTTCAATATCTACCACAAGAACCGTCTTATTCTG CCATTTTGGCCTGTTGTGAGCTATGCAGACAGTAGGGGAAGAGGGGTGGTTG GTGTTCTGGAAGCAAATTTTGTTGAGCCCACTCATAACAAACAAGATTTTGAGAGAACTTCCCTGTTTCAGAAGCTTGAAGGTCGATTGAAGGAGATGACATGGGAGTACTG GGATTACCACTGCGGACTGATTGGTTACCAGGTCAAGAAAAAGCTTCCACCAATAGAGCCTCCACAAGATTCATCCCCTGACATGCCAAATAGTGGTATAATGAAACCTGTCACATTGAATCATGGTATGCCAAATGGTGGCAAAACAAAACCTGTCACATTGAATCATGGTATGCCAAATGGTGGCAAAACAAAAGCTGTCACATTGAATCAAAATCACCATTCTGTTAGTGTGAAAGCTGCATCTGCTGCAG GACTATCATCAAAGAGGAAGGAGCATGGTGatttaaacaaatttgaaagaatGAAACGGCAGGCAGGGGCAAGGGCAGATGCTCACAATTTGGAAATACAG TCTTTGAGTACTGCGAATCAGTTGATGGATAAGGAGACTATGAACTTgattcaagaaaacaagaaacttCATGCAAA
- the LOC7484429 gene encoding protein MICRORCHIDIA 6 isoform X6: MMVGLEKVDLKAIKLEKGYVGEGVQEENRRKAQQAEVRKSGTQSKRQESEETRNLNALSTGQSNSIVLEHGQPPVDDSGISFASTICPAPLCRQFWKAGNYDDGLNSETTLQNGKSYLHVHPMFLHSNATSHKWAFGAIAELIDNAVDEIQNGATFVIVDKTLNPRDQSPALLIQDNGGGMDPEAIRRCMSFGFSDKKSKAAIGQYGNGFKTSTMRLGADVIVFSCHLGDRVMTQSIGLLSYTFLTQTGHDRIVVPMVDYELNTITGNMEIAHRYDKEYFMSNLSMLLQWSPYSTEAELLKQFDDIGSHGTKVIIYNLWFSDDGNVELDFDTDPEDIRIGGDVKKVQANPAWRTVNEQHIANRLHYSLRAYLSILYLKIPETFTIVLRGQFVEHRNLVLDLKFQEFIVYRPQTGGCKEAEVLTTIGFLKEAPHVTAHGFNIYHKNRLILPFWPVVSYADSRGRGVVGVLEANFVEPTHNKQDFERTSLFQKLEGRLKEMTWEYWDYHCGLIGYQVKKKLPPIEPPQDSSPDMPNSGIMKPVTLNHGMPNGGKTKPVTLNHGMPNGGKTKAVTLNQNHHSVSVKAASAAAFFGKIPIVGTGLSSKRKEHGDLNKFERMKRQAGARADAHNLEIQSLSTANQLMDKETMNLIQENKKLHAKCLEHEKRREDLDLKVRQLRRELGDVQQEYDRLMVELTSLDTVKEEEHVRT; encoded by the exons A TGATGGTGGGCTTGGAAAAGGTTGATTTGAAAGCTATTAAGTTGGAGAAAGGGTATGTTGGGGAAGGAGTGCAAGAGGAAAACCGCCGTAAGGCCCAACAAGCAGAGGTTCGGAAGTCTGGCACTCAATCTAAAAGACAAGAATCTGAAGAAACTAGAAACTTGAATGCCTTAAGTACTGGCCAGAGTAATTCAATTGTATTGGAGCATGGGCAGCCTCCAGTGGATGACAGTGGCATTTCTTTTGCATCTACAATATGTCCAGCACCACTTTGTCGTCAATTTTGGAAAGCTGGGAATTATGATGATGGGCTCAATTCCGAGACCACACTTCAAA ATGGCAAGAGTTATCTCCATGTCCACCCCATGTTTCTTCATTCAAATGCCACTTCTCATAAGTGGGCTTTTGGTG CCATAGCAGAACTGATTGACAATGCAGTTGATGAG ATCCAAAACGGGGCCACTTTTGTAATTGTAGATAAAACCTTAAATCCAAGAGATCAAAGTCCAGCATTGTTAATTCAAG ATAATGGTGGTGGAATGGATCCTGAAGCAATCCGGCGATGCATGAGTTTTGGATTTTCTGATAAAAAGTCCAAAGCAGCAATTGGACAAT ATGGTAATGGCTTCAAGACCAGCACCATGAGACTTGGGGCAGATGTTATTGTCTTCAGCTGCCACTTGGGTGATAG GGTAATGACACAAAGCATTGGTCTCCTCTCTTATACATTTTTGACACAAACAGGGCACGACAGAATAGTGGTGCCAATG GTGGATTATGAGCTTAACACGATTACTGGTAATATGGAAATTGCACATCGGTATGATAAAGAATACTTTATGTCTAACCTTTCCATGCTGTTGCAATGGTCTCCCTATTCAACAGAAGCTGAGCTGCTGAAACAA TTTGATGACATTGGATCGCATGGCACAAAAGTTATTATCTATAATTTGTGGTTCAGTGATGATGGGAATGTGGAGCTAGACTTTGATACAGATCCTGAG GATATTCGTATTGGTGGGGATGTAAAAAAAGTACAGGCAAATCCTGCTTGGAGGACAGTCAATGAACAACATATTGCCAATCGATTACATTATTCACTCCGT GCTTATTTGTCCATATTGTACCTGAAAATACCAGAAACTTTCACAATAGTGCTGCGGGGGCAATTTGTGGAGCATCGTAATCTAGTCCTTGATCTCAAATTTCAAGAATTCATTGTGTACAGGCCTCAAACTGGTGGATGTAAAGAG GCTGAAGTCTTAACTACAATTGGGTTTTTAAAAGAAGCTCCACATGTCACTGCCCATGGTTTCAATATCTACCACAAGAACCGTCTTATTCTG CCATTTTGGCCTGTTGTGAGCTATGCAGACAGTAGGGGAAGAGGGGTGGTTG GTGTTCTGGAAGCAAATTTTGTTGAGCCCACTCATAACAAACAAGATTTTGAGAGAACTTCCCTGTTTCAGAAGCTTGAAGGTCGATTGAAGGAGATGACATGGGAGTACTG GGATTACCACTGCGGACTGATTGGTTACCAGGTCAAGAAAAAGCTTCCACCAATAGAGCCTCCACAAGATTCATCCCCTGACATGCCAAATAGTGGTATAATGAAACCTGTCACATTGAATCATGGTATGCCAAATGGTGGCAAAACAAAACCTGTCACATTGAATCATGGTATGCCAAATGGTGGCAAAACAAAAGCTGTCACATTGAATCAAAATCACCATTCTGTTAGTGTGAAAGCTGCATCTGCTGCAG CTTTCTTTGGGAAAATTCCTATTGTTGGGACAGGACTATCATCAAAGAGGAAGGAGCATGGTGatttaaacaaatttgaaagaatGAAACGGCAGGCAGGGGCAAGGGCAGATGCTCACAATTTGGAAATACAG TCTTTGAGTACTGCGAATCAGTTGATGGATAAGGAGACTATGAACTTgattcaagaaaacaagaaacttCATGCAAA